In the Campylobacter concisus genome, one interval contains:
- a CDS encoding lysophospholipid acyltransferase family protein codes for MVSHKFKSILEKLALNVGVFFIYILMWLIFLTCKKSHTPNFLPQNGCVVVFWHGRLSFMSFAYRRWWSKQNRKQGKVIISDHKDGELITRIIKFFGIGTIRGSSSKGGARALIEALREIKQGHDVIITPDGPRGPRHSVADGAVVIAQKSSCEIYALNFEASSFWEFKSWDKMILPKPFSTINFSLSAPFNVENLEQKDAKEKIQNELWQASQNDGGKSVLQNKEDFRSNLKIWWKKYAHKNPQISDEIKEILDEIYEK; via the coding sequence ATGGTGAGCCACAAATTTAAAAGCATCCTTGAAAAGCTCGCCCTAAATGTTGGCGTATTTTTCATCTACATTTTGATGTGGCTCATTTTCCTAACCTGCAAAAAGAGCCACACTCCAAATTTCTTACCACAAAATGGCTGCGTCGTCGTCTTTTGGCATGGCAGACTTAGCTTTATGAGCTTTGCCTATAGACGCTGGTGGAGCAAGCAAAATAGAAAGCAAGGCAAGGTGATAATAAGCGACCACAAAGATGGCGAGCTAATCACCAGAATAATCAAATTTTTTGGCATCGGCACCATTAGAGGCAGTAGCTCAAAAGGCGGCGCAAGGGCGCTTATAGAAGCCTTAAGAGAGATAAAGCAAGGCCACGACGTCATCATCACGCCAGATGGCCCACGCGGACCAAGACACAGCGTAGCAGATGGAGCTGTAGTGATCGCACAAAAGTCATCTTGCGAAATTTATGCTCTAAATTTTGAAGCAAGCTCGTTTTGGGAGTTTAAAAGCTGGGATAAGATGATACTTCCAAAGCCATTTTCAACTATAAATTTTAGCCTCTCGGCTCCTTTTAATGTGGAAAATTTGGAGCAAAAAGATGCAAAAGAGAAGATACAAAACGAACTTTGGCAAGCCTCACAAAATGATGGCGGAAAGAGCGTTTTGCAAAATAAAGAGGACTTTAGGTCAAATTTAAAAATTTGGTGGAAAAAATATGCGCATAAAAATCCACAAATAAGCGATGAGATAAAAGAAATTTTGGACGAAATTTATGAAAAATAA
- a CDS encoding transcriptional regulator, which yields MAKMTKRDMAYHLDVDVATLYNWRKHKPNLYRIVMLGFKFDELIEQSKKTCNELCEYENLINQDIEKFSK from the coding sequence GTGGCTAAGATGACAAAACGTGATATGGCTTATCATTTAGACGTTGATGTCGCAACGCTTTACAACTGGCGAAAACATAAGCCAAACCTTTATCGTATTGTGATGCTTGGATTTAAATTTGACGAGCTTATCGAGCAGAGTAAAAAGACCTGCAATGAGCTTTGTGAATATGAAAATTTAATCAATCAAGACATAGAAAAATTTAGCAAGTAG
- a CDS encoding tetratricopeptide repeat protein, with translation MKKYLLLLSALFFTGCLNVIGIGQKQDDSWQQPKDEKIVQNKEQISRNAIEILIPKCEEGDAEACNDLGVNYELLKEYENALTNYKKACDAKVQVGCANLGTLYELGLGVKKNPKKAISIYKESCNGGGMQACYHLGNAYRKGEIVKRDYYLAMEAYTNACNAGDLPSCANIGAMYELGLGVNKDEKRAYGIYKVACFRGLSKACPQMKRLGTKLGM, from the coding sequence ATGAAAAAATATTTATTGCTTTTATCGGCTTTATTTTTCACTGGCTGCTTAAATGTGATTGGTATAGGACAAAAACAAGATGATTCGTGGCAGCAACCAAAGGATGAAAAAATAGTGCAAAATAAAGAGCAAATTTCAAGAAATGCGATCGAAATTTTAATACCAAAATGCGAAGAAGGCGATGCGGAAGCTTGCAACGATTTGGGTGTAAATTACGAGCTTTTAAAAGAATATGAAAATGCTTTAACAAATTATAAAAAAGCTTGCGATGCTAAGGTGCAAGTCGGTTGTGCAAATTTGGGCACTCTTTATGAGCTTGGACTTGGAGTTAAAAAAAATCCAAAAAAGGCAATTTCGATTTATAAAGAAAGTTGCAATGGTGGAGGCATGCAAGCTTGCTATCATTTAGGCAATGCTTATAGAAAAGGCGAGATCGTTAAGCGAGATTATTATTTGGCGATGGAAGCTTATACAAATGCATGCAATGCTGGCGATTTGCCAAGTTGTGCCAATATCGGAGCGATGTATGAGCTTGGTCTTGGTGTCAATAAAGATGAAAAAAGGGCTTATGGAATTTATAAAGTCGCTTGCTTTCGTGGGCTAAGCAAGGCATGCCCACAGATGAAAAGACTAGGCACAAAGCTAGGAATGTAA
- a CDS encoding HP0268 family nuclease, translating to MELKLARAELDAKPKTISLEKIEAAVEKEGQKIFYFDKENTHKQLIALVEHFEEKGLSVYHRTVKYGLDDSDYMYEVHIL from the coding sequence ATGGAGCTAAAACTTGCAAGAGCTGAATTAGACGCAAAACCAAAAACGATTTCACTAGAAAAAATAGAGGCAGCTGTCGAAAAAGAGGGTCAGAAAATTTTCTATTTTGATAAAGAAAATACACACAAACAACTAATCGCCTTAGTTGAGCATTTTGAAGAAAAAGGGCTAAGCGTTTATCACAGAACCGTAAAATACGGACTTGATGATAGCGACTACATGTATGAAGTGCATATACTTTAA
- a CDS encoding tetratricopeptide repeat protein, translating to MKKVLNFGLILAMGFILSGCWSWQKMVSFGFWQSDEEARAEHLELEKEKMIQNCEGGNSIDCNNLAVNFSNEKDFVKAKGYYEKACNAGLATACSNLGQIYEQGLIDEQKDIEKALKLYKLACDSGDGVGCYNEAMGLKSYIESENLKIHKIDRTKAEARVLRLLAKSCELEYAQSCFLLAKLSGDEVKANALYKRACQLGKCVEKK from the coding sequence GTGAAAAAGGTCTTAAATTTTGGTCTTATTTTGGCTATGGGCTTTATACTTAGTGGTTGCTGGTCTTGGCAAAAGATGGTAAGCTTTGGCTTTTGGCAAAGTGATGAAGAGGCTAGGGCAGAGCATCTTGAGCTTGAAAAAGAGAAGATGATACAAAACTGCGAGGGTGGAAATAGTATCGACTGCAACAATTTAGCTGTAAATTTTAGCAATGAAAAGGACTTTGTAAAGGCAAAAGGCTACTACGAAAAAGCTTGCAATGCTGGGCTTGCGACGGCTTGTTCAAATTTAGGTCAAATTTATGAGCAAGGGCTGATTGATGAGCAAAAAGATATAGAAAAAGCTCTAAAACTTTATAAACTAGCTTGTGATAGCGGCGATGGCGTTGGCTGCTATAACGAGGCTATGGGGCTAAAATCCTACATCGAAAGCGAAAATTTAAAGATACATAAGATAGATAGAACTAAGGCTGAGGCTAGAGTGCTAAGGCTTTTGGCAAAGAGCTGCGAGCTTGAATACGCTCAGTCGTGCTTTTTGCTTGCAAAGTTAAGCGGCGATGAAGTAAAGGCAAATGCACTTTACAAAAGAGCTTGTCAGCTTGGTAAGTGTGTGGAGAAAAAGTAA
- the miaB gene encoding tRNA (N6-isopentenyl adenosine(37)-C2)-methylthiotransferase MiaB codes for MSKKLFIQTLGCAMNVRDSEHIIAELSQKEDYSLTQNIEEADLILINTCSVREKPVHKLFSEVGAFEKAKKRGAKIGVCGCTASHLGSEIFKRAPYVDFVLGARNVSKITKAVNTPKFISTDINHDESEYAFGEFRGSPYKSHINISIGCDKKCTYCIVPHTRGDEISIPSSLILKEVEKAAKSGAKEIFLLGQNVNNYGKRFSGVQENIDFSDLLVKISEIEGVERIRFTSPHPLHMDDKFLEIFTNNPKICKSMHMPLQSGNTKVLREMKRGYTKEWFLDRALRLRKMCPNVSISTDIIVAFPGESDSEFEDTMDVLEQVRFEQIFSFKYSPRPLTKAATFTNQIDDKTASERLTRLQNRHNEILDEIVAAQKDKIFDVYFEELRANGGVAGRSFNNFLVQVDGSEELLGTTQKIKITNPKRMVLYGEPQI; via the coding sequence ATGAGTAAAAAACTCTTTATCCAAACTTTAGGCTGTGCTATGAATGTTCGTGACAGCGAGCATATCATAGCCGAGCTCTCACAAAAAGAAGACTACTCCTTAACACAAAATATAGAAGAAGCTGATTTAATCCTTATAAATACTTGCTCGGTTCGTGAAAAGCCAGTTCATAAACTCTTTAGCGAAGTCGGCGCGTTTGAAAAAGCCAAAAAAAGAGGTGCTAAAATAGGCGTTTGTGGCTGTACTGCAAGCCATTTGGGTAGTGAAATTTTTAAACGCGCACCTTATGTTGATTTTGTTCTTGGCGCAAGAAATGTTAGTAAGATCACAAAAGCGGTAAATACACCTAAATTTATCTCAACCGACATCAATCATGACGAGAGCGAATACGCATTTGGCGAATTTAGAGGCTCACCATATAAAAGCCACATCAATATCTCGATCGGCTGCGATAAAAAATGCACCTACTGCATCGTCCCACACACCAGAGGCGATGAAATTTCCATCCCTTCAAGCCTTATCTTAAAAGAGGTAGAAAAGGCTGCAAAAAGCGGCGCAAAAGAGATATTTTTACTAGGGCAAAATGTCAATAACTACGGTAAAAGATTTTCAGGCGTGCAAGAAAATATCGATTTTAGCGACCTTTTAGTAAAGATAAGCGAGATAGAGGGTGTTGAGAGGATAAGATTTACAAGTCCACACCCACTTCACATGGATGATAAATTTCTTGAAATTTTCACTAATAACCCAAAAATTTGCAAGTCTATGCACATGCCACTTCAAAGTGGAAACACCAAAGTTTTACGCGAGATGAAGCGCGGATACACAAAAGAGTGGTTTTTAGATCGCGCGCTAAGACTTAGAAAGATGTGCCCGAACGTGAGTATCTCAACTGATATCATCGTCGCATTTCCGGGCGAGAGTGATAGTGAGTTTGAAGATACAATGGATGTGCTTGAGCAAGTTAGATTTGAGCAAATTTTTAGTTTTAAGTATTCGCCTCGCCCTCTTACAAAGGCAGCTACTTTTACAAATCAAATAGATGACAAAACCGCTTCAGAAAGGCTTACGCGCCTGCAAAATCGCCACAATGAAATTTTAGACGAGATCGTGGCGGCACAAAAAGATAAAATTTTTGATGTATATTTTGAAGAGCTAAGAGCAAACGGCGGCGTTGCTGGGCGAAGTTTTAACAACTTTTTAGTTCAAGTTGATGGAAGCGAAGAGCTTCTTGGCACTACACAAAAAATCAAGATCACAAACCCAAAACGAATGGTTTTGTATGGTGAGCCACAAATTTAA
- the rho gene encoding transcription termination factor Rho → MENNQTEQSAAQNTKTTKKHQASRTHIPVDGHKIEELRTLSLDELVQIANSVGVENPREFRRQDLIFEILKTQTKQGGFILFTGILEITNEGYGFLRAVDANLSDSSNDAYVSNSQIRKFALRVGDIITGQVREPKDQEKYYALLKIEAVNYMPLADAKERPLFDNLTPLFPTEKLNLEYDPMKLTGRVLDLFTPIGKGQRGLIVAPPRSGKTELMKELAHGIAKNHPEAQLMVLLVDERPEEVTDMQRCVKGEVFSSTFDLPALNHVRVAELVIEKAKRLVEMGKDVIILLDSITRLARAYNTVTPPSGKVLTGGVDANALHKPKRFFGAARNIEHGGSLTIIATALIDTGSRMDEVIFEEFKGTGNSEIVLDRNISDRRIYPAINVLKSGTRKEELLQKPDELQKIWAIRSAIATMDDVEALKFLYAKMLKTKDNKELLSILNE, encoded by the coding sequence ATGGAAAACAACCAAACCGAGCAAAGTGCTGCTCAAAATACAAAAACTACAAAAAAACATCAAGCATCAAGAACACACATACCAGTAGACGGACACAAGATCGAAGAACTAAGAACGCTTAGCTTAGATGAGCTAGTACAGATCGCAAATAGCGTCGGTGTCGAAAATCCACGCGAATTTCGTAGGCAGGATTTGATATTTGAGATACTAAAAACCCAGACAAAACAAGGCGGCTTTATACTATTTACTGGAATTTTGGAGATCACAAATGAAGGTTATGGCTTTTTAAGAGCTGTTGATGCGAATTTAAGTGACAGTTCAAACGATGCATACGTCTCAAACTCACAGATCCGCAAATTTGCACTTCGCGTGGGCGACATCATCACCGGCCAAGTAAGAGAGCCAAAAGATCAAGAAAAATACTACGCTCTTTTAAAGATCGAAGCGGTAAATTACATGCCTCTAGCAGACGCAAAAGAGAGGCCACTCTTTGACAACCTAACCCCACTTTTCCCAACTGAAAAGCTAAATTTAGAGTATGATCCTATGAAGCTAACGGGCCGTGTGCTTGACCTTTTCACACCTATTGGCAAGGGTCAGCGTGGTCTCATCGTCGCACCTCCAAGAAGTGGTAAAACTGAACTTATGAAAGAGCTAGCTCACGGCATCGCTAAAAATCACCCAGAAGCCCAGCTAATGGTGCTTTTGGTTGACGAGAGACCAGAAGAAGTTACCGACATGCAGCGCTGCGTAAAAGGCGAGGTATTTAGCTCGACATTTGACCTGCCAGCGCTTAATCATGTCCGCGTAGCAGAGCTAGTCATCGAAAAGGCAAAACGTCTAGTTGAGATGGGTAAAGACGTCATCATCTTGCTTGATAGCATAACCCGTCTAGCACGCGCCTACAACACAGTGACCCCACCAAGTGGCAAGGTACTAACAGGCGGCGTGGATGCAAACGCACTTCACAAGCCAAAACGCTTCTTTGGCGCAGCTAGAAATATCGAGCACGGCGGCTCACTAACCATCATCGCGACAGCACTTATCGACACTGGCTCACGCATGGATGAAGTAATATTTGAAGAATTTAAAGGTACTGGAAACAGCGAGATCGTGCTAGATCGCAACATCTCAGACCGCAGAATTTACCCAGCTATCAACGTACTAAAATCAGGCACCAGAAAAGAAGAGCTACTTCAAAAACCTGACGAGCTTCAAAAAATTTGGGCTATCCGCTCTGCGATCGCTACAATGGACGATGTCGAAGCACTTAAATTCTTGTATGCAAAAATGCTAAAAACAAAAGACAATAAAGAGCTTCTCTCTATCCTAAACGAGTAA
- a CDS encoding heavy metal translocating P-type ATPase encodes MPQSRCAHCRLKFDESVMISNESGLKFCCVGCKGVYEILNENGLSEFYERLGKNTLTPASNGANIKNLAANFSELVTKEGDFGQISFLIDGITCSACIWLLEKALFSLPGVLEVNINSLNQKAVIVFDDQELLVEQIIEKIYAVGYVPKLYATSQKEDELAKKRRNFYTKALVGIFATMNIMWLAIAQYSGYFSGIRGDIKDILSFAQFVLATPVLFYTGSEFFKGAKIAIKNASPNMDLLVITGASITYIYSIFAMFTRSGESYFDSVAMIITFVFIGKFLEILGKKKALETSNFLNDMLLAKVCVLEDGKDVLKEPRDVNLGEKIVLRSGERALLDGVVLSGEASVDSSSLTGESLPVTLEVGQEVKSGVICQNGQIIYEAKEIFKNSYLNQLINLLQNAELKKPNIELMVNKIASKFSLSVLTLAFFTFWFWYFKFGFSEAIVTAVSVIVIACPCALALATPVSSVCALGVAFKNKVLFKEAKFFESLAKCDVAVFDKTGTLTKAEFEVGEFFIKESISLDEIYSLALISNHQISVAVAKFLKQKGARKIELKNTNLSVAKGVEAEISDKKFYAGSKRFLVENGISFDEAEENVSFFVGLNGELVAKFYLKDSVKPEAKALIDELKSAGMKVCILSGDVQKVVKNVADELGVSEFRAEMLPETKAKFISELKDQGKRVLMVGDGINDAAALSLAHVAICMGSGAAISLERSDVVLLDDSLKSLAKAIKISKFTYKTIKQNLLFCLLYNVLALPFAVCGYVIPLFAALFMSLSSLSVILNSLYIVRKFKEK; translated from the coding sequence ATGCCACAAAGTAGATGTGCTCATTGTAGATTAAAATTTGATGAAAGCGTGATGATCTCAAATGAAAGCGGACTTAAATTTTGCTGTGTTGGTTGCAAAGGCGTTTATGAAATTTTAAATGAAAATGGGCTTAGCGAGTTTTATGAACGTCTTGGTAAAAATACACTTACACCGGCAAGCAACGGTGCAAATATCAAAAATTTAGCGGCAAATTTTAGCGAGCTTGTGACAAAAGAGGGCGACTTTGGTCAAATTTCATTTTTAATTGATGGCATCACTTGCTCAGCTTGCATCTGGCTACTTGAAAAGGCACTTTTTAGCTTGCCTGGCGTCTTGGAGGTAAATATCAACTCGCTTAATCAAAAAGCGGTTATTGTTTTTGATGATCAGGAGCTTTTGGTAGAGCAAATAATTGAAAAAATTTATGCCGTTGGTTATGTCCCAAAGCTCTATGCTACGAGTCAAAAAGAGGACGAGCTAGCTAAGAAAAGAAGAAATTTTTACACAAAAGCGCTAGTTGGTATCTTTGCTACGATGAACATTATGTGGCTAGCCATCGCTCAATATAGCGGGTATTTTAGTGGCATAAGAGGCGATATAAAAGATATTTTAAGCTTTGCGCAGTTTGTATTAGCAACGCCTGTACTTTTTTATACTGGTAGCGAGTTTTTCAAAGGGGCAAAGATAGCCATAAAAAATGCTTCGCCAAATATGGACTTGCTCGTTATCACGGGGGCTAGCATAACCTATATCTACTCCATTTTTGCGATGTTTACGAGGAGTGGCGAGAGCTATTTTGACTCGGTTGCGATGATCATCACCTTTGTTTTTATCGGTAAATTTTTAGAAATTTTGGGCAAGAAAAAGGCGCTTGAGACTTCAAATTTCTTAAATGATATGCTGCTTGCAAAAGTGTGCGTTTTAGAAGATGGCAAGGATGTTTTAAAAGAGCCAAGAGATGTAAATTTAGGCGAAAAGATCGTGCTTAGATCTGGCGAGAGGGCGCTACTTGATGGAGTAGTGCTTAGTGGCGAGGCAAGCGTGGATAGCTCAAGTCTAACTGGAGAGAGCCTGCCTGTAACCTTGGAAGTGGGACAAGAGGTAAAAAGTGGCGTCATTTGTCAAAATGGACAAATCATCTACGAAGCAAAGGAAATTTTTAAAAATTCTTATCTAAATCAGCTTATAAATTTGCTCCAAAATGCAGAGCTAAAAAAACCAAATATCGAGCTAATGGTTAATAAAATCGCTTCTAAATTTTCTCTTAGCGTGCTAACTCTAGCATTTTTTACATTTTGGTTTTGGTACTTTAAATTTGGCTTTTCAGAAGCTATTGTCACGGCTGTAAGCGTCATCGTGATTGCTTGCCCTTGTGCGCTTGCTCTTGCCACGCCAGTTAGTAGCGTCTGTGCCCTTGGTGTGGCCTTTAAAAACAAGGTACTTTTTAAGGAGGCTAAATTTTTTGAAAGCCTCGCAAAGTGCGACGTGGCAGTTTTTGACAAAACTGGTACGCTTACAAAGGCAGAATTTGAAGTTGGTGAATTTTTTATAAAAGAGAGCATAAGTTTAGATGAAATTTATTCGCTAGCTCTTATATCAAATCATCAAATAAGCGTGGCAGTGGCTAAATTTCTAAAGCAAAAAGGCGCAAGGAAAATAGAGCTTAAAAATACAAATTTAAGCGTGGCAAAGGGTGTTGAGGCTGAAATTTCGGATAAAAAATTTTATGCAGGAAGCAAGCGATTTTTAGTTGAAAATGGTATTAGCTTTGATGAAGCTGAAGAAAATGTGAGCTTTTTTGTGGGGCTTAATGGTGAGTTAGTGGCGAAATTTTACCTAAAAGATAGTGTAAAGCCCGAGGCAAAGGCCTTGATAGACGAGCTAAAGAGCGCTGGTATGAAAGTGTGTATCTTAAGTGGCGATGTGCAAAAAGTGGTAAAAAACGTGGCAGATGAGCTTGGCGTGAGCGAGTTTAGAGCAGAGATGTTACCTGAAACGAAAGCTAAATTTATAAGCGAACTAAAAGATCAGGGCAAAAGGGTGCTAATGGTAGGAGATGGCATAAACGACGCAGCAGCACTTAGCCTTGCTCATGTTGCTATTTGTATGGGAAGCGGGGCGGCAATAAGCTTAGAAAGAAGCGATGTAGTGCTACTTGATGATAGTTTAAAAAGTCTAGCGAAGGCCATAAAAATCTCAAAATTTACTTACAAAACGATAAAACAAAATTTGCTCTTTTGTCTTCTTTATAATGTTCTTGCTCTGCCATTTGCCGTATGTGGCTACGTCATTCCGCTATTTGCTGCGCTTTTTATGTCGCTTAGCTCGCTAAGTGTTATCTTAAACTCGCTTTATATTGTTAGAAAATTTAAGGAAAAATAA
- the nusA gene encoding transcription termination factor NusA has translation MERISDIIESIANEKNLEIEDVKERVIRALINTAKRVYGENYEYDVSIDANKNLKLYQKISIVANDDERLEEDNEHFLSLKEAKKIDSGVEIGDELTYELSLDNLGRTAAQTLHKELEYHIQRLVEEKILQKYNEMSGHMVFGPVIRVDNDENTFIEIDELRAILPRKNRIKGEKFKVGDVVKAVIRKVFTDKNLGIKVELSRTSPKFLEALLTSEVPEIKDGGIIIQGSARIPGERAKVALISTTPNIDPVGATVGTKGVRINAVSKELHGESIDAIEYTTEPAILVARAMAPAIITSVKIEENKAIVTLASEQKSKAIGKNGINIRLASMLTGYEIELNELGSKTSSNAENNEPIKDLKALFGDN, from the coding sequence ATGGAAAGAATTTCAGATATCATCGAGTCAATTGCAAATGAGAAAAATTTAGAGATAGAAGATGTAAAAGAGCGCGTTATAAGAGCCTTGATAAATACTGCAAAAAGAGTTTATGGCGAAAATTATGAGTATGACGTGAGTATCGATGCAAATAAAAATTTAAAGCTTTATCAAAAAATTTCAATCGTAGCAAACGACGATGAGAGGCTTGAAGAAGACAATGAACACTTTTTAAGCTTAAAAGAGGCTAAAAAGATAGATAGTGGCGTAGAGATCGGAGATGAGCTCACTTACGAGCTAAGCCTTGATAACCTTGGAAGGACCGCAGCCCAGACGCTTCACAAAGAGCTTGAGTATCATATCCAGCGCCTAGTAGAAGAGAAAATTTTACAAAAATATAATGAGATGAGCGGCCACATGGTCTTTGGGCCAGTTATCAGAGTTGATAATGATGAAAACACATTTATCGAGATAGACGAGCTTCGTGCCATCTTGCCACGCAAAAACCGTATAAAAGGCGAGAAATTTAAAGTGGGCGATGTGGTAAAAGCAGTCATTAGAAAAGTTTTTACAGATAAAAATTTAGGTATAAAGGTCGAGCTTTCAAGGACTTCACCTAAATTTCTTGAAGCGCTGCTAACTTCAGAGGTGCCTGAAATAAAAGATGGTGGCATCATAATTCAAGGAAGTGCGAGAATTCCTGGCGAAAGAGCTAAAGTAGCGCTCATCTCAACCACTCCAAACATCGATCCAGTCGGCGCAACGGTCGGTACAAAGGGTGTTAGGATAAATGCCGTAAGTAAAGAGCTTCACGGTGAGAGCATCGATGCGATCGAATACACCACAGAGCCAGCGATCTTGGTGGCTCGCGCTATGGCGCCTGCGATCATCACATCTGTAAAGATTGAAGAAAATAAGGCAATCGTAACGCTTGCGAGCGAGCAAAAGAGTAAGGCGATTGGCAAAAATGGCATAAATATCCGCCTAGCAAGCATGCTAACTGGTTATGAGATCGAGCTAAATGAACTTGGCTCAAAAACTAGTAGTAATGCAGAAAATAATGAGCCAATCAAAGACTTAAAAGCACTTTTTGGTGATAACTAA
- a CDS encoding outer membrane beta-barrel protein, translating to MKNAVLKVALGLSLASAAALAQGAFVGVEGDYSFGSNMKAKSNNGTTKVKKAQPGLGIKAGYGFDVARVYGAYIYDFQAKKSLGDEDGTVIKWKTHKFIVGADYTPSVAKYLKLILGGYTGYSKLKMDVFDTHDGSEKANTNGWILGARIGAEYSINENNAVEFGLKADRTKYSSIAKYDNAKIKETNVGLYLGYTYKF from the coding sequence ATGAAAAATGCAGTTTTAAAAGTTGCTTTAGGTTTAAGCCTAGCTAGTGCCGCTGCTTTAGCGCAAGGAGCCTTTGTTGGAGTTGAAGGAGACTACTCTTTTGGATCAAACATGAAAGCAAAAAGCAACAATGGCACAACAAAAGTCAAAAAAGCTCAACCTGGTCTTGGCATAAAAGCTGGTTATGGCTTTGATGTAGCTAGAGTTTATGGAGCTTACATTTACGACTTTCAAGCAAAGAAGTCACTTGGTGATGAAGACGGTACAGTAATAAAATGGAAAACACACAAATTTATAGTTGGAGCAGACTACACTCCAAGCGTAGCAAAATATCTTAAATTAATTCTTGGTGGCTACACTGGCTACTCAAAGCTTAAAATGGATGTATTTGACACTCATGATGGCTCGGAAAAAGCTAATACAAATGGCTGGATACTAGGTGCAAGAATTGGTGCTGAATACTCTATTAACGAAAACAATGCAGTTGAGTTTGGTCTAAAAGCAGATAGAACAAAATATAGCTCTATAGCAAAATATGATAATGCAAAAATAAAAGAGACAAATGTAGGTCTTTATTTGGGATATACATATAAATTTTAA
- a CDS encoding GNAT family N-acetyltransferase produces MKFQIRKATKGDIDVICELVRELASYENLSDQVTFTNEIFADSIFDKNYAKALVCESENGVIGYAIYFYTFSTFLGLGGIYLEDIYVKKEFRNQGIGKAFFKFLAQICKDENLKRLEWCCLNWNEPSIKFYESMGAKNQSLEWRNYRLDGKNLEKLLNL; encoded by the coding sequence ATGAAATTTCAAATAAGAAAAGCGACTAAGGGCGATATAGACGTGATCTGCGAGCTTGTAAGAGAGCTTGCTAGTTATGAGAATTTGAGCGATCAAGTCACCTTTACAAATGAAATTTTCGCAGACTCTATCTTTGATAAAAACTACGCAAAAGCCCTTGTATGTGAGAGTGAGAATGGGGTGATAGGATATGCTATCTATTTTTACACATTTTCTACATTTTTGGGGCTTGGTGGGATCTATCTTGAGGACATTTACGTCAAAAAAGAGTTTAGAAATCAAGGTATCGGCAAGGCATTTTTTAAATTTTTAGCTCAAATTTGCAAGGATGAAAATTTAAAAAGGCTTGAGTGGTGCTGTCTAAACTGGAATGAGCCAAGCATTAAATTTTATGAAAGTATGGGTGCTAAAAATCAATCACTTGAGTGGAGAAACTATCGCTTGGACGGTAAAAATTTAGAAAAACTTTTAAATTTATAA